A part of Halobaculum sp. MBLA0143 genomic DNA contains:
- a CDS encoding ABC transporter permease: MSNSTPDSRSSSRSARSRLVGAAGDWAFRAAYAAVFLFLLGPVVVVVGTSLSSTSAVAFPPPGLSLRWYGALVASPEWTQAVGNSLLVAGGTTLFATTLGVLGALGVDRLEGGVAAAVTGLAVVPLLVPGVVLGVTLLVFFSQFGLQQRLSTIVLAHSLWATPLTFSIMRATFSRYDWSVRDAALDLGASRPRAFFEVVVPNVRAGLLAASIVAFVVSLQEFVMTLFLSGQGTRTVPVKAWNSLRNSLDPLVSVTSTLLVVAVLVLLVVAAVTVGLERFARDSG; encoded by the coding sequence GTGTCTAACTCCACTCCCGACTCTCGATCCAGCTCCCGGTCGGCCCGGTCGCGGCTCGTCGGCGCCGCCGGCGACTGGGCGTTCCGGGCGGCGTACGCCGCCGTCTTCCTGTTCCTCCTGGGGCCGGTCGTCGTGGTCGTCGGCACGTCGCTGTCGTCGACGAGTGCGGTCGCGTTCCCGCCGCCGGGGCTGTCGCTCCGGTGGTACGGAGCGTTGGTCGCGTCGCCGGAGTGGACCCAGGCCGTCGGCAACAGTCTGCTCGTCGCCGGCGGAACGACGTTGTTCGCGACGACGCTGGGCGTCCTCGGGGCGCTGGGGGTCGACAGACTGGAGGGCGGAGTCGCGGCGGCCGTCACCGGGCTCGCGGTGGTGCCGTTGCTCGTCCCGGGGGTCGTCTTGGGGGTGACGCTGCTCGTCTTCTTCAGTCAGTTCGGGCTCCAGCAGCGACTGTCGACGATCGTCCTGGCACACTCGCTGTGGGCGACGCCGCTGACGTTCTCGATCATGCGGGCGACGTTCTCGCGGTACGACTGGTCCGTCCGGGACGCCGCCCTGGACCTGGGGGCGAGCCGTCCGCGGGCGTTCTTCGAGGTGGTCGTCCCGAACGTGCGGGCCGGGCTGTTGGCGGCCAGCATCGTCGCGTTCGTCGTCAGCCTCCAGGAGTTCGTGATGACGTTGTTCCTCTCCGGCCAGGGCACTCGGACGGTGCCCGTGAAGGCGTGGAACTCGCTGCGGAACTCCTTGGACCCGCTCGTGAGCGTCACCTCGACGTTGTTGGTCGTCGCGGTGCTCGTCTTGCTCGTGGTGGCGGCAGTTACCGTCGGGTTAGAGCGGTTCGCTCGCGACAGCGGGTAG
- a CDS encoding ABC transporter permease codes for MSLADQVRPAGLARALGGRSSSLLVVPLLLFDLLVFVVPFGYLLRISLTERTTATAYGEGTWSLDGFQYVLETATLRETYLFTLGFAAVATVVSVGIAVLYAYAMWRAEGVRRLVLTAGVLVSMFTAIVVKLFAAILVFAPNGVLAGVLTATGLFAKPPLLVNNVIGALLGQLYVVVPYSVLAVYSVLATVDESLLEAARDLGAGRLRTFRAVVLPHTVPGMLVAGVISFTWSVGAYAAPLLVGSSSERTAGMAVSDLLLNRFDWSAAAALAVLVTLTVFLVLVVTRVVLTRLEVDAGV; via the coding sequence GTGAGTCTGGCAGACCAGGTGCGACCGGCCGGGCTCGCCCGGGCGCTGGGTGGCCGCAGCAGTTCCCTGTTGGTCGTGCCGTTGCTGTTGTTCGACCTGTTGGTGTTCGTGGTGCCGTTCGGCTACCTCCTCCGGATCAGCCTGACGGAACGGACCACCGCGACCGCCTACGGGGAGGGGACGTGGTCGCTGGATGGGTTCCAGTACGTCTTGGAGACGGCGACGCTCCGGGAGACGTACCTGTTCACGCTGGGGTTCGCGGCCGTCGCCACGGTCGTCTCCGTCGGAATCGCCGTGTTGTACGCCTACGCTATGTGGCGGGCAGAGGGGGTACGCCGGCTCGTCTTGACGGCTGGCGTGCTCGTGTCGATGTTCACCGCGATCGTCGTGAAGCTGTTCGCGGCGATCCTCGTGTTCGCCCCGAACGGCGTGCTCGCGGGTGTCCTGACGGCGACGGGCCTGTTCGCGAAGCCGCCGTTGCTCGTCAACAACGTGATCGGCGCGCTCTTGGGGCAGTTGTACGTCGTGGTCCCGTACTCCGTGTTGGCGGTGTACTCCGTGCTGGCGACGGTAGACGAGTCGCTGCTGGAGGCGGCCCGGGACCTGGGCGCCGGTCGGCTCCGGACGTTCCGAGCGGTCGTGTTGCCCCACACCGTGCCGGGGATGCTCGTTGCGGGCGTCATCAGCTTCACTTGGAGCGTCGGGGCGTACGCCGCGCCGTTGCTCGTCGGCTCCAGCTCCGAGCGGACGGCCGGGATGGCGGTGTCGGACCTGTTGTTGAACCGGTTCGACTGGTCGGCGGCCGCGGCGCTGGCGGTGCTCGTCACTCTGACGGTGTTCCTGGTGCTGGTGGTCACGCGGGTCGTCCTCACCAGACTGGAGGTGGACGCCGGTGTCTAA
- a CDS encoding ABC transporter ATP-binding protein, translating to MSVLELDSVEKTFGGLTAVDDVSLSVEEGELVCLLGPSGCGKSTTLRTVAGFETPDTGTIRIRGRDVTDVPPNERNCSMVFQDWALFPNKTVLENVAFGPKVDGVDRETRRDRATEMLELVEMTSQADARPDQLSGGQQQRVALARSLALDPDLLLLDEPLSNLDRKLREAMQLEIKEIQRELGTTMLYVTHDQDEAFTLADRIGIVDGGQLVQVGAPSEVYTDPNERFVESFLGTTNFLECTVADGAAPGGYTRLSTPLGEPLFAPTEGRRPSTDERVTASIRPERLSLSTEEAVADGAGQSAAETGLSATGVVESRLHRGSRIRYELTVGEATLVTERRLDDSVGVSEGDTVGVGCAADAITYFDAEGVRLR from the coding sequence GTGAGCGTCTTGGAGCTCGACAGTGTCGAGAAGACGTTCGGCGGGCTGACAGCCGTCGACGACGTCTCCCTGAGCGTCGAGGAGGGGGAACTCGTCTGTCTGCTCGGTCCGTCCGGCTGCGGGAAGTCGACGACGCTACGGACGGTCGCGGGGTTCGAGACGCCCGACACCGGGACGATCCGGATCCGAGGTCGGGACGTGACAGACGTGCCGCCCAACGAACGGAACTGTTCGATGGTGTTCCAAGACTGGGCGTTGTTCCCGAACAAGACCGTCCTGGAGAACGTCGCATTCGGGCCGAAGGTGGATGGCGTCGACCGCGAGACTCGGCGTGATCGGGCCACCGAGATGCTGGAACTGGTCGAGATGACGAGTCAGGCGGACGCCCGGCCGGATCAACTGTCCGGCGGCCAACAACAGCGCGTAGCGCTGGCGCGGTCGTTGGCCCTGGACCCGGACCTGTTGTTGCTGGACGAGCCGTTGTCGAACCTGGACCGGAAGCTGCGGGAGGCGATGCAGCTGGAGATCAAGGAGATCCAACGCGAACTGGGGACGACGATGCTGTACGTCACCCACGACCAGGACGAGGCGTTCACGCTCGCCGACCGAATCGGCATCGTCGACGGAGGGCAGCTCGTCCAGGTCGGGGCGCCCTCGGAGGTGTACACGGACCCCAACGAGCGGTTCGTGGAGTCGTTCCTCGGCACGACCAACTTCCTGGAGTGTACGGTTGCCGACGGGGCGGCGCCGGGGGGCTACACCCGGCTGTCGACGCCGTTGGGCGAGCCGTTGTTCGCACCGACGGAGGGTCGTCGGCCGTCGACGGACGAGCGGGTCACGGCGTCGATTCGTCCGGAGCGGCTGTCGCTGTCGACGGAGGAGGCCGTCGCGGACGGCGCCGGTCAGTCGGCCGCCGAGACCGGGCTGTCGGCGACCGGCGTCGTGGAGAGCCGGCTCCACCGCGGCTCGCGCATCCGGTACGAGCTGACCGTCGGCGAGGCGACGCTCGTCACGGAGCGCCGACTGGACGACAGCGTCGGTGTCAGCGAGGGTGACACGGTCGGCGTCGGCTGTGCGGCAGACGCGATCACCTACTTCGACGCCGAGGGGGTGCGGCTGCGGTGA
- a CDS encoding PotD/PotF family extracellular solute-binding protein: MSDTDNGRQATRRALLATGAGTVAGLSGCLGGGGTSGSEGTTTGTVESSAPFRNKTLRFSTWSGTNATVFREEIKPKYEEKTGGTLEIVPGWSEILAKIRSAPADSPPYDLTVTGDRQHYVGLQSDLWAQIDFDQLDNAGAIKDNLLREDPVSVPLAYGVMCYAYDEETIGFDPGPWSDLTSKAEDAALPGSFFTNSLQMASIVSQEMEFDQELYSPDGHDAIFQTLKEIDTSTFYTGAQDMWTSIDQGIANLGQYFFAYSLKKSQNTESMDIGLHVPDETTGYIDDYHLVRGTDRRDMAHDFLDFMLTPEMQTTYAQNFNMGMANPEADYPDATLENVPLDNEALQSISFLEWADVAQYSETLSERFNELKSNV; the protein is encoded by the coding sequence ATGTCAGACACCGACAACGGTCGTCAGGCGACACGGCGGGCGCTGCTCGCGACGGGCGCGGGCACGGTCGCGGGACTGAGCGGCTGTCTCGGCGGTGGGGGGACGAGCGGCAGTGAGGGCACCACCACCGGCACCGTGGAGTCGTCGGCGCCGTTCAGGAACAAGACACTGCGGTTCTCCACGTGGAGCGGCACCAACGCGACGGTGTTCCGCGAGGAGATCAAGCCGAAGTACGAGGAGAAGACCGGCGGCACTCTGGAGATCGTCCCGGGCTGGTCGGAGATCCTGGCGAAGATCCGGTCGGCGCCGGCCGACAGTCCGCCGTACGACCTCACGGTGACGGGTGACCGACAACACTACGTCGGGCTCCAGTCGGATCTCTGGGCCCAGATCGACTTCGACCAACTCGACAACGCCGGCGCGATCAAGGACAACCTCCTGCGGGAAGATCCGGTGTCCGTTCCGTTGGCGTACGGCGTGATGTGTTACGCCTACGACGAGGAGACGATCGGCTTCGACCCCGGGCCGTGGTCGGATCTCACCTCGAAGGCCGAAGACGCGGCGCTACCGGGCTCGTTCTTCACGAACTCGCTCCAGATGGCCTCGATCGTCTCCCAGGAGATGGAGTTCGACCAGGAGCTGTACAGCCCGGACGGGCACGACGCGATCTTCCAGACGCTGAAGGAGATCGACACATCGACGTTCTACACCGGTGCCCAGGACATGTGGACGTCGATCGACCAGGGGATCGCCAACCTCGGGCAGTACTTCTTCGCCTACTCGCTGAAGAAGTCACAGAACACGGAGTCGATGGACATCGGACTCCACGTCCCGGACGAGACGACGGGGTACATCGACGACTACCACCTCGTCCGCGGCACCGACCGGCGCGACATGGCGCACGACTTCCTGGACTTCATGCTGACGCCGGAGATGCAGACGACCTACGCCCAGAACTTCAATATGGGGATGGCGAACCCGGAGGCGGACTACCCGGACGCCACCCTGGAGAACGTCCCGTTGGACAACGAAGCGCTCCAGAGCATCTCGTTCCTGGAGTGGGCCGACGTGGCACAGTACTCCGAGACGCTGTCGGAGCGGTTCAACGAGCTGAAGAGCAACGTATGA